In Desulfofustis limnaeus, the genomic stretch TGGGGACCCTGCGTCTGCTCGAGGCGATCCGCATCCTCGGGTTGAACACCAAGACCAGGTTTTACCAGGCCTCCACCTCGGAGTTGTACGGTCTGGTCCAGGAGGTCCCGCAGACCGAACGAACGCCGTTTTATCCCCGCTCCCCCTATGCCGTTGCCAAACTCTACTCCTACTGGATTGTGGTCAATTATCGTGAGGCCTACGGCATGTATGCCTGTAACGGCATCCTGTTCAACCACGAGTCGCCGCGGCGCGGGGAAACCTTTGTCACCCGGAAGATAACCCGAGGCTTGGCGAGGATCGTCCTCGGTCTGCACGACTGTCTCTACCTCGGCAACCTCAACGCCTTGCGCGACTGGGGTCATGCCCGCGATTACGTGGAGATGCAGTGGCTCATGCTGCAGCAGGAGCGGCCGGAAGATTTTGTCATCGCCACCGGTGAGCAACACTCGGTGCGCCGGTTCGTCGACCGGGCCGCCGCCGAGTTGGGGGTTACCATTGCCTGGCAGGGCACTGGAAAAGACGAGGTCGGCATCGTGGCGGCGGTGGATGGCTCGGTGGCGCAGGCGAGTTGTGTCCCCGGTCAGGTCATCGTCCGCGTCGATCCACGCTACTTTCGTCCGACCGAGGTGGAGACTCTGCTCGGTGACCCGGCCAAGGCTCAGGAAAAACTTGGTTGGCGGCCCCGGACGTCCTTTGACGAGTTGGTGGCCGAAATGGTCCACGCCGATCTGGAGGAGGCGCGGCGGGATCAATTATGCCAGGTCAAGGGCTTTCAGACCTTCAATCGCCACGAATAATGAGCCGGCCAGCCGGAGGGGGTCCCATGGAGCGTCTGCAACCGTCGACCGCGGCAACGACCGGTGGAGTCTCTCTCGGCCGGATTTACGTGGCCGGCCATCGCGGCATGGTCGGCTCGGCCTTGGTGCGGCTCCTGCGGGCCAAGGGCCACGATGACCTCGTTACCCGACGTTCGGCGGAACTGGACCTGACCGATCAGGCCGCCGTGGCTGCGTTTTTCGCTGCCGAGCGGATCGATACGGTCTTTCTGGCGGCGGCCCGGGTGGGCGGTATTCATGCCAATAATACCTATCCGGCGGAGTTCATCTACCGCAACCTGATGATTCAAGGCAACGTCATCCATCAGGCCTGGCGGGCCGGCGTCAAACGGCTGCTCTTCCTCGGCAGTTCCTGCATTTATCCCCGGCTCTGCCGACAGCCCATGCGCGAGGAGTATCTGCTGGAGGGGCCACTGGAGGCGACCAACGAGCCGTATGCGGTGGCCAAGATTGCCGGCATCAAGATGTGCGAGGCCTACAATCGGCAATACGATACCGATTATCGCTCGGTCATGCCCACCAACCTTTACGGTCCCGGCGACAACTACGATTTGGAGCAGAGTCACGTCATTCCGGCGATCATCAGGAAGTACCATCTGGCCCGCCTGGCGGCAGAGCGGCGTTGGTCCGACATCGATGCCGATGAGCAGCTCTTCGGCTCCATCCCCGAAGCGCTGAAACGGCTGCTTCACCATGCACCGGAAGCAGGCCGCGAGGCTGCTCAGGAACCTCTGGTCCAGCTCTGGGGGAGCGGCCAGGCGCGCCGGGAATTTCTCCACGTGGACGACATGGCGTCGGCCTGCTACCATGTCATGGGGCTTGAGCGCAGCGTCTGGCGGCGGGCCCTGGCGGCCCCCGGGACGGCAGATCGGCCGCCGTCTTTTATCAATATCGGGGTCGGCAAGGATTGCA encodes the following:
- the gmd gene encoding GDP-mannose 4,6-dehydratase — encoded protein: MEKKKALITGVTGQDGSYLVEFLLQKGYEVHGIKRRTSLFNTDRIDHIYQGPHEANRRFILHHGDLTDSSSLIHIIEKVRPDELYNLAAQSHVAVSFEEPEYTANSDALGTLRLLEAIRILGLNTKTRFYQASTSELYGLVQEVPQTERTPFYPRSPYAVAKLYSYWIVVNYREAYGMYACNGILFNHESPRRGETFVTRKITRGLARIVLGLHDCLYLGNLNALRDWGHARDYVEMQWLMLQQERPEDFVIATGEQHSVRRFVDRAAAELGVTIAWQGTGKDEVGIVAAVDGSVAQASCVPGQVIVRVDPRYFRPTEVETLLGDPAKAQEKLGWRPRTSFDELVAEMVHADLEEARRDQLCQVKGFQTFNRHE
- a CDS encoding GDP-L-fucose synthase family protein gives rise to the protein MERLQPSTAATTGGVSLGRIYVAGHRGMVGSALVRLLRAKGHDDLVTRRSAELDLTDQAAVAAFFAAERIDTVFLAAARVGGIHANNTYPAEFIYRNLMIQGNVIHQAWRAGVKRLLFLGSSCIYPRLCRQPMREEYLLEGPLEATNEPYAVAKIAGIKMCEAYNRQYDTDYRSVMPTNLYGPGDNYDLEQSHVIPAIIRKYHLARLAAERRWSDIDADEQLFGSIPEALKRLLHHAPEAGREAAQEPLVQLWGSGQARREFLHVDDMASACYHVMGLERSVWRRALAAPGTADRPPSFINIGVGKDCTIGEVAEMIRSIVGFSGETRYDAGKPDGTPQKLLDVSRLAALGWRPSFPLAAGLQDAYDWYLARTRERRDS